Proteins encoded in a region of the Anopheles aquasalis chromosome 2, idAnoAquaMG_Q_19, whole genome shotgun sequence genome:
- the LOC126571142 gene encoding protein distal antenna isoform X2 — protein MMMMATATKGKRPLRHLTATDKIDAIQRIHDGESKASVARDIGVPESTLRGWCKNEEKLRYMSRQSVENAEKLSNEATAAALTAAAAELFSGGPPEKRLKLDSSMFGGHGGGKLKYDDTSYYKVSPSSRGGTLNGLDLSGGGGGVGGIDKTSGGDIIMNGLTGTAADFSQFAKTAAEISALSKSSKAAAAAAAAYGADLSKHHQHHGGDPSKSDHHLSMAAISPLTSLSHLSGMSGLGQSPLALSFNEIATNLNLIAQLNNNHNLATMSSLAGGLNSAAAAAVAAQSLRSVRPKGSNSSAANNGTNHHHSSHHQQQQQQQQQQQQGQQGGGGAGGGGGRGSNGLHDSSTNGATDHRSSSEKGSSAGGNNGSTGPSLTVRNLAKLQQQKSSSSDQQHQQQQQQQHQQQQSFGNGRDPNAPVDDALWYWLKSQQAMLGLNNLYSSLPRAASNSPPTPPPPSHNTGTATATAHLLTGSSGASPTQLPPSAHTPPPPLGAVPLVSTPQPTPPSSAPSLTPEDTKNSSWFWQWYKTFGASLMPGGAAATAGATGGTVDSKMMAALQQSQHSINNNSLSQQNNNQKAAAAAASLAAYENILYSQLTKGSTGAGANNGSSGGGGGTGGANDGNHHGLGHHLRGGSGVAMDLNISGSVGGGDVKPEDLSNHHGGSISERSKENGPALQLGNGDIERHHTRYNPSPCSTTSSLRSGHRTLPGMDQDHDDSLVEDEEDVERKARIEIATPEPERQAEHLDAREANREDECLQETGDERRHVRHRRRHRDSEEGEHEQDLEAKRAASVKDVAQEEDADDDAEEALAKERSASTADAKQVLDGLLFSSNSNDRCSTTPLSLPRGRSASPLSAGGSIHNDEEQVGEELDRAVKGSDLESDDSNVQPPMTTPPPPDTSTVVASVAVADIRNSADAVEHGEKFLKWLEACSDPNVTAMQVMQFKYLLNSIKLSAERQLQSATNAAGAIGGTVQEERTRIRKRK, from the exons atgatgatgatggccacagcAACGAAGGGCAAACGCCCGCTCCGTCACCTCACGGCGACGGATAAGATCGATGCGATCCAGCGGATCCACGATGGTGAATCGAAGGCCTCGGTTGCCCGTGACATCGGCGTCCCGGAATCGACGCTACGGGGCTGGTGCAAGAACGAGGAAAAGCTCCGCTACATGTCTCGCCAATCGGTCGAGAACGCGGAGAAGCTAAGCAACGAAGCGACGGCCGCCGCACTGACGGCAGCCGCGGCCGAACTGTTTAGCGGTGGTCCACCGGAGAAGCGCCTCAAGCTCGATTCCTCCATGTTCGGTGGTCACGGTGGTGGCAAGCTCAAGTACGACGACACCAGCTACTACAAGGTTTCACCGTCGAGCCGCGGTGGCACCCTGAACGGACTGGACctatccggtggtggtggtggcgtcggtggcatTGACAAAACCTCGGGCGGTGACATTATCATGAATGGGCTCACGGGAACGGCTGCCGATTTTAGTCAGTTTGCGAAAACGGCCGCCGAAATTTCGGCACTCAGCAAATCGAGCaaagcggccgcagcagcggcggcagcgtaCGGGGCCGATCTTAgcaaacaccatcagcaccacggtGGCGATCCGTCCAAATCGGACCATCACCTATCGATGGCGGCCATCAGCCCGCTGACCAGCCTGAGCCACCTATCGGGCATGTCCGGCCTGGGGCAGAGTCCGCTCGCGCTCAGCTTCAACGAGATCGCCACCAATCTCAACCTGATCGCACagctcaacaacaaccacaacctgGCCACCATGTCGAGTTTGGCGGGTGGGTTGAACTCGGCCGCTGCGGCTGCAGTTGCCGCTCAGTCACTGCGCAGCGTCAGACCAAAGGGTAGCAACAGTTCGGCGGCCAACAATGgtaccaaccaccaccacagcagtcaccatcagcagcagcagcagcagcagcaacagcaacaacaaggccagcaaggtggtggtggcgccggtggaggaggaggtcggGGTAGTAACGGTTTGCACGACAGTAGCACAAACGGTGCCACCGATCATCGTTCGAGTAGTGAGAAAGGCTCGTCTGCCGGTGGTAACAACGGTTCGACCGGTCCTTCGCTCACCGTCCGCAATCTGGCgaaactgcagcaacagaagagcTCATCCAGcgaccagcaacaccagcagcagcagcagcagcagcatcagcaacaacaatccttCGGAAACG GTCGCGATCCAAACGCTCCGGTCGACGATGCGCTCTGGTACTGGCTCAAGTCGCAGCAAGCGATGCTCGGACTGAACAACCTCTACTCGTCGCTTCCCCGGGCCGCCAGCAACAGCccgccgacgccaccgcccCCATCGCACAACACCGgaacggccaccgccaccgcacacCTGCTGACGGGCAGTTCAGGAGCCTCACCGACGCAACTGCCACCATCGGCgcacacgccaccaccaccgctcggcGCAGTCCCACTCGTCAGTACGCCCCAGCCAACACCACCCTCATCCGCACCGTCACTCACGCCCGAGGACACGAAAAACTCGTCCTGGTTCTGGCAGTGGTACAAAACGTTCGGTGCCTCACTGATGCCGGGTGGTGCCGCGGCGACGGCCGGTGCTACCGGCGGTACCGTCGACAGCAAAATGATGGCCGCCCTCCAGCAGAGCCagcacagcatcaacaacaactcgcTGAGCCAGCAGAATAACAATCAAAaagctgctgcggccgctgcatCACTGGCAGCCTACGAAAACATTCTCTACTCCCAGCTCACCAAAGGAAGCACCGGTGCAGGGGCTAACAACGGAAGttccggtggaggtggtggtactgGAGGGGCGAATGACGGCAATCACCACGGGCTAGGCCATCACCTGCGAGGGGGCAGTGGCGTAGCGATGGATCTGAACATAagcggttcggttggtggtggagatgTAAAACCGGAAGATCTGTCCAACCATCACGGCGGTAGTATTAGCGAGAGGTCCAAGGAGAACGGTCCTGCACTGCAGCTCGGTAATGGGGATATCGAACGGCACCACACACGCTACAACCCTAGCCCGTGCTCGACGACGTCTTCACTTCGGAGCGGTCATCGGACGCTACCAGGCATGGATCAGGATCACGATGATTCGCTGGTTGAGGATGAGGAAGACGTGGAGCGTAAAGCTCGCATTGAGATCGCCACGCCTGAACCTGAGAGGCAGGCGGAGCATCTGGACGCTAGAGAAGCCAACCGAGAGGATGAATGCCTCCAAGAGACTGGCGACGAACGCCGTCACGTTCGTCATCGGCGCCGCCACCGCGATTCTGAGGAGGGTGAGCATGAACAAGATCTCGAAGCTAAGCGTGCAGCTAGCGTAAAGGACGTGGCACAGGAGGAGGACGCTGACGATGACGCTGAGGAGGCGCTGGCGAAGGAACGCTCAGCGTCCACTGCCGACGCAAAGCAGGTACTCGACGGGCTGCTGttcagtagcaacagcaatgaCCGCTGTTCCACTACACCCCTATCACTGCCTCGTGGACGCTCCGCCAGCCCGCTATCCGCTGGAGGAAGCATCCATAACGACGAAGAGCAGGTTGGCGAGGAGCTGGATCGAGCCGTTAAAGGCAGCGATCTGGAATCGGATGATTcgaacgtgcagcccccaatgacgacaccgccgccgccagatACATCAACCGTGGTGGCTTCGGTAGCCGTGGCCGACATTCGCAACTCGGCCGATGCCGTCGAACATGGTGAGAAGTTCCTGAAGTGGCTGGAGGCGTGCAGTGACCCGAATGTTACCGCAATGCAGGTAATGCAGTTCAAGTATCTGCTCAACAGCATCAAACTGAGTGCGGAGCGGCAGCTCCAGAGCGCAACCAATGCTGCCGGTGCGATTGGTGGCACGGTGCAGGAGGAACGGACACGCATTCGGAAGCGCAAGTAG
- the LOC126571142 gene encoding protein distal antenna isoform X1, with translation MMMMATATKGKRPLRHLTATDKIDAIQRIHDGESKASVARDIGVPESTLRGWCKNEEKLRYMSRQSVENAEKLSNEATAAALTAAAAELFSGGPPEKRLKLDSSMFGGHGGGKLKYDDTSYYKVSPSSRGGTLNGLDLSGGGGGVGGIDKTSGGDIIMNGLTGTAADFSQFAKTAAEISALSKSSKAAAAAAAAYGADLSKHHQHHGGDPSKSDHHLSMAAISPLTSLSHLSGMSGLGQSPLALSFNEIATNLNLIAQLNNNHNLATMSSLAGGLNSAAAAAVAAQSLRSVRPKGSNSSAANNGTNHHHSSHHQQQQQQQQQQQQGQQGGGGAGGGGGRGSNGLHDSSTNGATDHRSSSEKGSSAGGNNGSTGPSLTVRNLAKLQQQKSSSSDQQHQQQQQQQHQQQQSFGNGMLHHHHPQPPLAGGLASLSEQFRKCTSAATTNSTSTSTTNSTNHASTTPNTASVGRDPNAPVDDALWYWLKSQQAMLGLNNLYSSLPRAASNSPPTPPPPSHNTGTATATAHLLTGSSGASPTQLPPSAHTPPPPLGAVPLVSTPQPTPPSSAPSLTPEDTKNSSWFWQWYKTFGASLMPGGAAATAGATGGTVDSKMMAALQQSQHSINNNSLSQQNNNQKAAAAAASLAAYENILYSQLTKGSTGAGANNGSSGGGGGTGGANDGNHHGLGHHLRGGSGVAMDLNISGSVGGGDVKPEDLSNHHGGSISERSKENGPALQLGNGDIERHHTRYNPSPCSTTSSLRSGHRTLPGMDQDHDDSLVEDEEDVERKARIEIATPEPERQAEHLDAREANREDECLQETGDERRHVRHRRRHRDSEEGEHEQDLEAKRAASVKDVAQEEDADDDAEEALAKERSASTADAKQVLDGLLFSSNSNDRCSTTPLSLPRGRSASPLSAGGSIHNDEEQVGEELDRAVKGSDLESDDSNVQPPMTTPPPPDTSTVVASVAVADIRNSADAVEHGEKFLKWLEACSDPNVTAMQVMQFKYLLNSIKLSAERQLQSATNAAGAIGGTVQEERTRIRKRK, from the coding sequence atgatgatgatggccacagcAACGAAGGGCAAACGCCCGCTCCGTCACCTCACGGCGACGGATAAGATCGATGCGATCCAGCGGATCCACGATGGTGAATCGAAGGCCTCGGTTGCCCGTGACATCGGCGTCCCGGAATCGACGCTACGGGGCTGGTGCAAGAACGAGGAAAAGCTCCGCTACATGTCTCGCCAATCGGTCGAGAACGCGGAGAAGCTAAGCAACGAAGCGACGGCCGCCGCACTGACGGCAGCCGCGGCCGAACTGTTTAGCGGTGGTCCACCGGAGAAGCGCCTCAAGCTCGATTCCTCCATGTTCGGTGGTCACGGTGGTGGCAAGCTCAAGTACGACGACACCAGCTACTACAAGGTTTCACCGTCGAGCCGCGGTGGCACCCTGAACGGACTGGACctatccggtggtggtggtggcgtcggtggcatTGACAAAACCTCGGGCGGTGACATTATCATGAATGGGCTCACGGGAACGGCTGCCGATTTTAGTCAGTTTGCGAAAACGGCCGCCGAAATTTCGGCACTCAGCAAATCGAGCaaagcggccgcagcagcggcggcagcgtaCGGGGCCGATCTTAgcaaacaccatcagcaccacggtGGCGATCCGTCCAAATCGGACCATCACCTATCGATGGCGGCCATCAGCCCGCTGACCAGCCTGAGCCACCTATCGGGCATGTCCGGCCTGGGGCAGAGTCCGCTCGCGCTCAGCTTCAACGAGATCGCCACCAATCTCAACCTGATCGCACagctcaacaacaaccacaacctgGCCACCATGTCGAGTTTGGCGGGTGGGTTGAACTCGGCCGCTGCGGCTGCAGTTGCCGCTCAGTCACTGCGCAGCGTCAGACCAAAGGGTAGCAACAGTTCGGCGGCCAACAATGgtaccaaccaccaccacagcagtcaccatcagcagcagcagcagcagcagcaacagcaacaacaaggccagcaaggtggtggtggcgccggtggaggaggaggtcggGGTAGTAACGGTTTGCACGACAGTAGCACAAACGGTGCCACCGATCATCGTTCGAGTAGTGAGAAAGGCTCGTCTGCCGGTGGTAACAACGGTTCGACCGGTCCTTCGCTCACCGTCCGCAATCTGGCgaaactgcagcaacagaagagcTCATCCAGcgaccagcaacaccagcagcagcagcagcagcagcatcagcaacaacaatccttCGGAAACGGTatgcttcaccatcatcatcctcagccaccactggctggtggtttaGCGAGCTTGTCGGAGCAGTTCAGAAAGTGCACTTCTGCTGCGACGACGAACTCCACTTCTACTTCTACAACCAATAGTACCAATCACGCTTCAACCACTCCCAATACTGCTTCCGTAGGTCGCGATCCAAACGCTCCGGTCGACGATGCGCTCTGGTACTGGCTCAAGTCGCAGCAAGCGATGCTCGGACTGAACAACCTCTACTCGTCGCTTCCCCGGGCCGCCAGCAACAGCccgccgacgccaccgcccCCATCGCACAACACCGgaacggccaccgccaccgcacacCTGCTGACGGGCAGTTCAGGAGCCTCACCGACGCAACTGCCACCATCGGCgcacacgccaccaccaccgctcggcGCAGTCCCACTCGTCAGTACGCCCCAGCCAACACCACCCTCATCCGCACCGTCACTCACGCCCGAGGACACGAAAAACTCGTCCTGGTTCTGGCAGTGGTACAAAACGTTCGGTGCCTCACTGATGCCGGGTGGTGCCGCGGCGACGGCCGGTGCTACCGGCGGTACCGTCGACAGCAAAATGATGGCCGCCCTCCAGCAGAGCCagcacagcatcaacaacaactcgcTGAGCCAGCAGAATAACAATCAAAaagctgctgcggccgctgcatCACTGGCAGCCTACGAAAACATTCTCTACTCCCAGCTCACCAAAGGAAGCACCGGTGCAGGGGCTAACAACGGAAGttccggtggaggtggtggtactgGAGGGGCGAATGACGGCAATCACCACGGGCTAGGCCATCACCTGCGAGGGGGCAGTGGCGTAGCGATGGATCTGAACATAagcggttcggttggtggtggagatgTAAAACCGGAAGATCTGTCCAACCATCACGGCGGTAGTATTAGCGAGAGGTCCAAGGAGAACGGTCCTGCACTGCAGCTCGGTAATGGGGATATCGAACGGCACCACACACGCTACAACCCTAGCCCGTGCTCGACGACGTCTTCACTTCGGAGCGGTCATCGGACGCTACCAGGCATGGATCAGGATCACGATGATTCGCTGGTTGAGGATGAGGAAGACGTGGAGCGTAAAGCTCGCATTGAGATCGCCACGCCTGAACCTGAGAGGCAGGCGGAGCATCTGGACGCTAGAGAAGCCAACCGAGAGGATGAATGCCTCCAAGAGACTGGCGACGAACGCCGTCACGTTCGTCATCGGCGCCGCCACCGCGATTCTGAGGAGGGTGAGCATGAACAAGATCTCGAAGCTAAGCGTGCAGCTAGCGTAAAGGACGTGGCACAGGAGGAGGACGCTGACGATGACGCTGAGGAGGCGCTGGCGAAGGAACGCTCAGCGTCCACTGCCGACGCAAAGCAGGTACTCGACGGGCTGCTGttcagtagcaacagcaatgaCCGCTGTTCCACTACACCCCTATCACTGCCTCGTGGACGCTCCGCCAGCCCGCTATCCGCTGGAGGAAGCATCCATAACGACGAAGAGCAGGTTGGCGAGGAGCTGGATCGAGCCGTTAAAGGCAGCGATCTGGAATCGGATGATTcgaacgtgcagcccccaatgacgacaccgccgccgccagatACATCAACCGTGGTGGCTTCGGTAGCCGTGGCCGACATTCGCAACTCGGCCGATGCCGTCGAACATGGTGAGAAGTTCCTGAAGTGGCTGGAGGCGTGCAGTGACCCGAATGTTACCGCAATGCAGGTAATGCAGTTCAAGTATCTGCTCAACAGCATCAAACTGAGTGCGGAGCGGCAGCTCCAGAGCGCAACCAATGCTGCCGGTGCGATTGGTGGCACGGTGCAGGAGGAACGGACACGCATTCGGAAGCGCAAGTAG